A single Clostridium sp. AN503 DNA region contains:
- the malQ gene encoding 4-alpha-glucanotransferase: protein MRKAGILLPLSSIPNEFGIGDFGKSSYEFIDHLAEAGIGIWQILPLNPLGYGNSPYQPFSSYAGDEIYISLEKLSEYGLLKPSEHYEMERTDHILYEEVRKRKNIYLRLAFSRFEESAEYRAFTENSWVRQYAEYLTCKKKNGMKCWTEWRGDVVSEPGDKDIRYEMFLQFIFLKQWRELKAYANEKGLLIMGDIPFYVGLDSLDVWENRELFKLDEKGYPTVVAGVPPDYFSSLGQRWGNPVYNWEKIREDHYRFWLDRIHYNSRMFDMIRLDHFRAFDTYWEIPASCDTAVVGRWVEGPSYDFFDQLLETYPDTNIIVEDLGDLRSEVYELRDHFGFKGMKILQFSYDPKENNNNFPDREELVVYTGTHDNMPVKGWFDTQPEDVQQQVLENLEKQGITEGDIAWRFVVLAFSSVAAIAIVPMQDILGLGEDSRLNVPGELGSPNWEWKLKDFRAFREKTGKLRELVKATGRQKEKV from the coding sequence ATGAGGAAGGCAGGGATACTATTGCCGTTGTCCTCCATTCCGAATGAATTTGGGATTGGGGATTTTGGGAAAAGTTCATATGAATTTATTGATCATCTGGCGGAGGCGGGGATCGGGATCTGGCAGATCCTGCCGCTGAATCCTTTGGGATATGGGAACTCGCCCTATCAGCCGTTTTCTTCTTATGCAGGAGATGAGATCTATATTTCGCTGGAAAAGCTGAGTGAATACGGCCTGCTGAAGCCGTCGGAGCATTATGAGATGGAACGGACGGATCATATTTTATATGAAGAAGTGCGAAAGAGGAAGAATATTTATCTGCGACTGGCCTTTTCCAGATTTGAGGAGAGCGCGGAGTACCGGGCATTCACCGAAAACAGCTGGGTGAGACAATATGCGGAGTATCTGACCTGCAAGAAGAAAAACGGTATGAAGTGCTGGACGGAATGGCGTGGAGATGTGGTTTCAGAACCCGGCGATAAGGATATCCGGTACGAAATGTTCCTGCAGTTTATATTCCTGAAACAGTGGAGAGAGCTGAAAGCATACGCCAACGAGAAGGGGTTACTGATCATGGGAGACATTCCCTTCTATGTGGGACTGGATTCCCTGGACGTGTGGGAGAACCGGGAGCTGTTCAAGCTGGACGAAAAGGGGTATCCGACTGTTGTGGCGGGAGTGCCGCCGGATTACTTCAGCAGTCTTGGGCAGAGATGGGGGAATCCAGTATACAACTGGGAGAAGATCAGGGAAGATCATTACCGGTTCTGGCTCGACCGGATCCATTATAACAGCCGTATGTTTGATATGATACGTTTGGATCATTTCCGGGCATTTGACACCTATTGGGAGATTCCTGCTTCCTGTGATACGGCGGTTGTCGGAAGGTGGGTGGAAGGGCCGTCCTATGATTTTTTTGATCAGTTGTTGGAAACATACCCGGATACCAATATCATCGTTGAGGACTTGGGGGACCTGCGCAGTGAGGTCTATGAGCTGAGGGATCATTTTGGATTCAAGGGAATGAAAATCCTTCAGTTCAGTTATGATCCGAAGGAAAACAATAATAATTTCCCGGACAGAGAGGAACTGGTGGTATACACCGGAACCCATGACAATATGCCGGTAAAGGGATGGTTTGATACCCAGCCGGAGGATGTGCAGCAGCAGGTTTTGGAGAATCTGGAAAAACAGGGGATCACGGAGGGGGATATTGCATGGAGGTTCGTGGTTCTGGCTTTTTCCAGCGTTGCCGCCATTGCGATCGTTCCCATGCAGGATATCCTGGGTCTGGGCGAGGACTCCAGGCTGAACGTGCCGGGAGAGCTTGGAAGCCCTAATTGGGAATGGAAGCTGAAAGATTTTCGGGCATTCCGGGAAAAAACAGGAAAGCTGCGGGAACTGGTGAAAGCCACGGGAAGGCAGAAGGAGAAGGTATGA
- a CDS encoding LacI family DNA-binding transcriptional regulator — translation MDKANINIKDIAKLAGVSVTTVSRIINNTGEVKESTCQRVKEVIKEYNYVPNNSARNLKRIQSNAICVLTKGIANPAFSDMLSIIQKKSLGYSYDVMIQQIDQYEDELDVAIAQMKEKRLKGIILLGGTLKNQGNKFSELNTPLVMVTSNAVENIQADEYSSITIDDRKAAYEAVKYLLGLGHQKIAMITSELSSAGIMKLRMEGYMAALKEAGIKADPNLVVNADNFSMKSGYDAFVRLNEANRGKFTAVFAMADTLAIGCLRAARDAGMSLPDDLSVIGFDGLDMGRYYVPSITTVKQPFSYMAEQAMDMMFCLLDGEKNSHRMLDAEIVERESCAGISRSAGESGEVDV, via the coding sequence GTGGACAAGGCAAATATCAATATTAAGGACATAGCGAAGCTTGCAGGGGTCAGCGTCACGACTGTATCGAGGATCATCAATAATACGGGAGAGGTGAAGGAGTCCACCTGCCAGCGGGTGAAGGAAGTCATCAAAGAATATAACTATGTTCCCAATAACAGCGCCAGGAATTTAAAGAGAATACAATCTAATGCAATCTGCGTTCTGACAAAAGGAATCGCCAACCCGGCCTTCAGCGATATGCTGAGCATCATCCAGAAAAAAAGCCTGGGCTACAGCTATGATGTGATGATCCAGCAGATCGATCAGTATGAGGATGAGCTGGATGTCGCCATCGCCCAGATGAAGGAAAAGCGGCTGAAGGGGATCATCCTGCTTGGCGGAACGTTGAAAAACCAGGGAAACAAATTCAGCGAGCTGAATACGCCGTTAGTCATGGTCACCAGCAACGCGGTGGAGAACATCCAGGCCGATGAGTATTCCAGTATCACTATTGACGACCGCAAAGCGGCATACGAGGCGGTAAAATACCTGTTGGGCCTGGGCCATCAAAAGATCGCCATGATCACTTCCGAGCTGTCCAGCGCGGGCATTATGAAGCTGAGAATGGAAGGCTACATGGCTGCCCTTAAGGAAGCCGGGATCAAGGCTGATCCAAATCTGGTCGTCAATGCGGATAATTTCTCCATGAAGAGCGGTTATGACGCGTTTGTACGGCTGAATGAGGCCAACCGGGGGAAGTTCACTGCGGTATTTGCCATGGCTGATACCCTGGCGATCGGATGCTTAAGGGCCGCCAGGGATGCAGGGATGTCTTTGCCGGATGATCTGTCGGTGATCGGATTTGACGGCCTGGATATGGGCAGATACTATGTCCCGTCCATAACCACCGTGAAACAGCCGTTTTCCTACATGGCAGAGCAGGCTATGGACATGATGTTCTGCCTGCTTGACGGAGAAAAGAACAGCCACCGGATGCTGGATGCTGAGATTGTAGAACGTGAATCCTGTGCAGGGATAAGCCGGTCCGCTGGAGAGAGTGGAGAAGTCGATGTATAA
- a CDS encoding ADP-ribosylglycohydrolase family protein — protein MILLKDKMFGCIAGCHIASSMGAVVEGMKWQEIEEKFGYVEQLYPYEHYWNGWQREAGTTEDGVERQKLMITAIGEKKDRVNAEDIRAVWLRDVKGQVGGWVSEPFEDTLLAMARTGIPASDLGRYCDYAGLNSFARACHPIGLINAGDIQGAKEDVLQCGQLYQTANSKGLKWACVTGVAIAAATKPDATVDSVIGAVYDNCDRDLVVAEIDRQLAYTKECRTIQEMRVKFDSVYSGEGMPYPFSYANEVVTKGICIFKMVQGDTREAILGGVNMGRDTDCVAAVAAGIAGALTGAESIPEEWIRQVDHATSVNPYTNSKRTLRENADMIYEAFLSRLEKAERYIKEMRY, from the coding sequence ATGATATTATTAAAAGATAAAATGTTTGGATGCATTGCAGGCTGTCATATCGCTTCCTCCATGGGCGCTGTTGTGGAAGGGATGAAGTGGCAGGAGATAGAGGAAAAGTTCGGGTATGTAGAGCAGTTGTATCCTTACGAACACTACTGGAACGGGTGGCAGAGGGAGGCAGGGACCACAGAGGACGGTGTTGAGCGTCAGAAGCTGATGATCACGGCCATCGGTGAAAAGAAAGACCGGGTGAATGCCGAAGACATCCGGGCGGTCTGGCTGAGAGATGTCAAAGGCCAAGTGGGCGGATGGGTGTCAGAACCATTTGAGGACACGCTGCTTGCCATGGCGAGAACGGGGATCCCGGCTTCAGATCTGGGACGGTACTGTGATTATGCCGGCTTAAACAGCTTTGCCAGAGCCTGCCATCCCATCGGCCTGATCAATGCCGGTGATATCCAGGGGGCAAAAGAGGATGTCCTGCAGTGCGGACAGCTCTACCAGACAGCCAACAGTAAAGGGCTTAAGTGGGCCTGCGTGACGGGCGTGGCTATCGCTGCAGCCACAAAGCCGGACGCCACCGTGGACAGTGTGATCGGGGCGGTCTATGACAACTGTGACAGGGATCTGGTGGTGGCGGAGATCGACAGGCAGCTTGCATATACAAAGGAATGCAGGACCATCCAGGAGATGCGGGTAAAGTTTGACAGCGTGTACAGCGGAGAAGGAATGCCATACCCGTTTAGTTATGCCAATGAAGTGGTTACGAAGGGAATCTGTATTTTCAAGATGGTCCAGGGGGATACCAGGGAAGCGATCCTGGGCGGTGTCAATATGGGCAGGGATACGGACTGCGTGGCGGCGGTTGCGGCCGGCATTGCGGGAGCGCTGACAGGGGCGGAGTCCATTCCGGAAGAATGGATCCGGCAGGTGGATCACGCCACGTCGGTCAATCCTTATACCAACTCAAAAAGGACCTTAAGGGAAAACGCGGACATGATCTATGAGGCGTTTTTATCCAGGCTTGAAAAGGCAGAGAGGTATATCAAAGAAATGAGATACTAA
- a CDS encoding PPC domain-containing DNA-binding protein has translation MKYFIDNGRTKRVLIRLDTGDMLLETIEQVIAEAGIRDGVVVSGIGTLSDTRIHMVTTTTYPAVEIYPEWKDVPMELSSVSGIIADGVPHLHMVFSNPEKTCSGHLEHGCRTLYLCEIVIEIFDDIHLQRKTNSRGILELEEK, from the coding sequence ATGAAATATTTTATAGATAACGGAAGAACAAAGCGGGTCCTGATCCGTCTGGATACAGGCGATATGCTTTTAGAAACCATAGAACAGGTGATCGCAGAGGCGGGGATCCGGGACGGCGTGGTAGTGTCAGGGATCGGCACCTTGTCAGATACCCGGATCCATATGGTTACGACGACCACCTATCCCGCGGTTGAGATCTATCCGGAGTGGAAGGATGTGCCCATGGAATTGAGCTCCGTGTCGGGGATCATCGCGGACGGCGTTCCCCATTTGCATATGGTCTTTTCCAACCCGGAAAAAACCTGCAGCGGACATCTGGAACATGGATGCAGGACTCTGTATTTATGTGAGATCGTGATTGAAATATTTGATGACATTCATCTTCAAAGGAAGACAAACAGCAGGGGAATACTGGAATTGGAGGAAAAATAA
- a CDS encoding carbohydrate ABC transporter permease gives MGKKKITISYILSQVILILLAAVVIYPLFFVIMTSVKSNFDVLTHPFTIHSFKLENYNEAWRIGKIGKYFMNSVFITAVTLMIQMVVIVLAAYAFGKLKPWGHNVLLIVYMTGLFVTSEMITVPNFMTMKELNLTGTRLSLILPYVTNGTALATYIMTNFIKELPKELDEAATMDGCGILQNLYLITLPLMKPVLATITIFNFQGVWSEFYWALIMIKKESIKTLSLGLMNFQSQYNTDYGVLCAGLTISIIPVLLLYLKCSSQFIGGITAGAVKG, from the coding sequence ATGGGGAAAAAGAAAATTACCATATCATACATATTGTCCCAGGTGATATTGATCCTGCTGGCGGCCGTCGTGATATACCCGCTGTTTTTTGTCATCATGACTTCGGTAAAATCCAATTTTGACGTACTGACCCATCCGTTTACCATCCATTCCTTTAAGCTGGAGAACTATAACGAGGCATGGAGGATCGGCAAGATCGGAAAGTATTTTATGAACAGCGTATTTATCACGGCGGTGACTCTGATGATCCAGATGGTGGTGATCGTGCTGGCTGCCTATGCATTCGGGAAACTGAAGCCATGGGGACACAATGTGCTGCTGATCGTGTACATGACCGGCCTTTTCGTTACCTCGGAAATGATCACGGTTCCCAACTTCATGACCATGAAGGAGCTGAACCTTACGGGGACCAGGCTGTCACTGATCCTTCCGTATGTTACCAATGGGACGGCGCTTGCTACGTACATTATGACGAATTTTATCAAGGAACTTCCAAAAGAGCTTGATGAGGCCGCCACAATGGATGGCTGCGGCATCCTGCAAAATCTTTACCTGATCACGCTGCCGCTGATGAAGCCAGTGCTGGCGACCATCACGATCTTCAATTTCCAGGGAGTCTGGAGTGAGTTTTACTGGGCGCTGATCATGATCAAGAAAGAGAGCATCAAGACATTATCCCTGGGGCTTATGAATTTCCAGTCACAGTACAACACGGATTACGGGGTTTTGTGTGCAGGGCTGACGATCTCCATCATTCCGGTGCTGCTTTTATATTTGAAATGCTCCTCCCAGTTCATAGGCGGTATTACGGCAGGAGCGGTGAAAGGTTAA